The DNA sequence TGACTCTAAATCTGGCCCTGGTTTACTTTCCTcgcaggtaattaactgaacaattagtgctactgattggccagactgtcatGACACCTGACTCCCTGACACCTGAGTGAGTGGAGAACCAGCAGTATTGTTTTAATGTGCATACGggaatatatatttgtaaatcaGTGTATGGAGGAGGAGTAttccagtggttctcaaactcaatCCTGGGggccccctgtgtatgctggtttccgTTCCAACCATAACTGCAGTCAGAGAATTTGAACAAGCCGTTAACTTTTCTTAATTAGATGCTTTTTGAGGGATTATAACCCAAATTGGCCACATTATGTCATACACAGATTattctgctatattgcaaacaattgcatatgaggttaaaaaaattaattaatcaaaataaaaactggggTGAATCAGTAGGCTCATAACTGGTGatagtgtggacacctggccactaaaactaacattcaaagataaaacaaatgataacaagccaaacctgtattgtgttaagtttaaagaaaaaaagtgtgggcttggttagtacttggatgggagaccatcagggaatactgagttgctgctggtggtgttggtgggccagcagggggcaatcttccttctggtcaaataaaccccaatgccccagtgcagtgacggggacactgtgctgcaggagatgccgtctttcggatgagacattAAAACCAAGGTCCCGACTCCCTGTGGTCATCAACtcgccacctaatcatcccctgatttaactgactaaaaaatgttctctccctccagtggagctgctcagtggccaaccatagaggattgtggttgtactgggcagctcccaggtgtgaatgtgtatgagtgtgaagcagggtgttcctgcaaaagagcatctgtgctcagcgaacctaccctgggtaaataaaggttaaataaataaaataaagagattGACTGTAACAAAAGCCAGCAAACGCATGGGTCCCCCAGGATCAAGTTCGAGAACCAGTGAAGTATTCTGTAGAATTATCTGGCGccacttttttgttgttttagtgaGTGCACAACTGTGTACAGTTTTGGTTGTTCAGCACTGCAGAAAAGAAGGGGTACTGCAAGAACGCAATTAAGGGACGATTATTTAGAATACCCACCAGAACATCTTGGATCCACCTCTGATAAAGAAATTGCTTGCATGTGTATAAATGATAGCAAAGGGTTAACAAGCAGCCTTGAAAATGATCCCACCCATACAGGAAGTCACAACAGGAGAGAGGAGTCGCTAAACAAGGTGAACTGGCTAAAGGGCAGCCAAATATGATGACTAAAGAACTTTTTCGCGATTTCATTTGACATAAGGGAATGCTGCATAAgagctattttattttaaatccaagCATGTAAATGGAATTTTGAATGTGCCTTTAATGTTCTCATATGAGTTAATGTTGTAGTTAAGTTGCATTCTTAAGACAAGTGTTTCGTTGTTCGGAGAATAGCAACTGCGTaggttattatttattctgtggTGTAATTCAGAACCTCAGAATGATAtaacttgcatttatttccacGGCCGTAATAAATATAGTCAGTAGGCTACTTGATTTAACGGTAAATTAAAGTCCTCACTGGTATGTTCAGAAGACTCAGACCTACTGTAAATGTGGCTGCACAGTCTCGGAACggaaatataacaaaaatgacCACGAGTAAGGTAGGGTACACTACTCTCTGCCTTATTCTAGTTATTCCTCTAACGAAATATTAAAGTACCCTACtcagcctgaaaaaaaaaatcatttcttgttagttattttcaccattgtttgtttctttaaatgttATCTATGTTGTGTGTTCAAGATgtgattatatttattataatcaCATTATATaagtaatttaattaattccataTCATTTTATTGTATAGTTCATTATGTCACGTCGGCTACATGCGCGCAGGCTTGATGGAGTGGACAAAAACATATGGTAGGCTAATTCTCTGCATACGACCCACTTCCCAGACAAGGCATTGATTAAGCCTACATGAATCGCTCAAAAGTTCGTGTGGAGCACTTCAGCGAACAAAACATTACCTTACCTCACATTTATGATGGATCATGTAGTTTAATTGGGAATTACTaatgattaaatattgaatGGCAGGGATGATGCTTGTTACTCTGCCTTAATTATATTGGTGATTTATAAATGCACAGTCCATTCTAaccaaacatttgcatttacaaatttaattttcattgtcCTAATCTTTTGCATTGATTTGTTATTGAGTCCGAAATATTCATAGCTTACATTAGtcaaaaaagttatttcacaATTCTTGGTGAGTGAATAGTGTCTAACGTGGTCTTTTTGTTTAATTGCTAGGGTGGAATTCACTCAGCTGGCTGCTGACTACAAGGTTGTTAACCTTGGTCAGGGCTTTCCTGATTTTTCTCCACCCAGCTTTATTCAGGAAGCCTTCCGTCAAGCTGTGAGCGGGGGATGTTCACTTCATCAGTACACTCGTGCATTTGTAAGACTAGCAGGCCTGccaatttctgtttttacagctgTTCTGTGATGTTTAGATATGTAGCTGTTGGTATTAAAGCGTCATGTAAGATTAATGCAGTGCAGGAAAGcaataataaatgaacactTGTGCCGTTTAATTATCTTCCAATGTGCTGTATAGGTCAATAATAGAGACAAATCTATCAAAGTGTTTGGCGTATGTCTGCGAATTACGATGATATGTGAGTTGTGACGGTGCTGTACCTACAGGGCCACCCACCTCTGGTGAAAATTCTTGCAAAATTCTTTGGAAGGATTGTGGGCCAGGAGATAGACCCAATGGAGGACATCCTGGTCACTGTGGGTGCTTATCAAGCTCTCTTCTGTGCATTTCAGGCATTGGTGGATGAGGGAGATGAGGTAATTGTGACATTTTGGGTTGTCTTTCTCTTAGCCTAATGTCAGAAGTGTACCTAGGGTAAcctttggtattttttttttttgctttttgaggTGATAATTATTGAACCCTTTTTTGACTGCTACCAACCGATGGTTAAAATGGCTGGTGGGAAAGCCGTCTACGTGCCTTTAAGACCAGTAAGttgctatattttaaaaaataacttcataTGCATTAGGGGTgtacagtttcttttttaagtatGTACAGTCCGCACTATGTATCCGCCATTGGGGAAAAACCCAGAAGTGGCCATAGCATAAACGGGAAGTTGTGTGAACAACTTGCCTggaattatttatataatttttttttttttttcagaataaggAGACGGGAAATATTTTGTCCAGCGCAGATTGGGTTTTATCTCCAGAGGAGCTGGCAAGTAAATTCACCGAACGCACAAAAGCCATCGTCCTGAACACTCCCAACAACCCGCTGGGTAAGGTGAGGATTCTGCCTTTAGGATGTCTCTATCCATCTCGTGTTCCAgtgatttcagtgttttttttaaattttattattatttttttttaatgctcttaCCCCTTACACAGGTGTACAAGCTGGAGGAGCTAAAGATGATTGCAGACTTGTGTGTTAAACATGATGTGGTGTGCATCAGTGACGAGGTGTATGAGTGGCTCACCTACGATGGTACAAAGCATGTGAAAATAGGTAATATCAGTTGCTATAATATAAAGCAATCAGATAAACacaatgtataaataattatgaTATGCATTGATATACTTTCTGTGAACTGACAGAGGATTTTAGAATAAATcgaatacaataaaaatgtacccTCGTAATAGCTACTGTCcctgaataaaaaaagtattgaaaTGTATTGGTGAGAATAGAAGATGTATTCTGTAGGAACAATAGGGTTAAAATTGTGTactttgtgaaaatgtgaatgtgaatgtgtaaaGGAATTAAGAAATTAAGTAATTATTGCATGTATTACTTACCAAGAAGGAATTAACCAGTATTGATCTTTGTTTGAAAAATTTAACTTGGATGTTTTTCCTCTCCATTTTTATGAGAACATTCCTTTGTATAACTTTTCCATGCAGCCAGCCTACCAGGAATGTGGGAAAGAACAGTCACAATTGGGAGTGCAGGGAAGAGTTTCAGTGCCACAGGATGGAAGGTGAACAGAGAGACTGGAATATTCCTCACATCTGAAATATTTGTTATATCTATATAGACAATGTTTGTAT is a window from the Anguilla anguilla isolate fAngAng1 chromosome 14, fAngAng1.pri, whole genome shotgun sequence genome containing:
- the kyat1 gene encoding kynurenine--oxoglutarate transaminase 1 isoform X1; translation: MSRRLHARRLDGVDKNIWVEFTQLAADYKVVNLGQGFPDFSPPSFIQEAFRQAVSGGCSLHQYTRAFGHPPLVKILAKFFGRIVGQEIDPMEDILVTVGAYQALFCAFQALVDEGDEVIIIEPFFDCYQPMVKMAGGKAVYVPLRPNKETGNILSSADWVLSPEELASKFTERTKAIVLNTPNNPLGKVYKLEELKMIADLCVKHDVVCISDEVYEWLTYDGTKHVKIASLPGMWERTVTIGSAGKSFSATGWKVGWAMGSGHILKHLKTVHQNSVYHCATAAQEAVAHGFQREFECFGKPESYFLQLPEKMHHKRQKLAQCLVSVGLQPIMPEGGYFMMADISTMNVVIHDSSTEGEPRDYRFVKWLIKNKGLATIPVSAFYSLEHQKDFENYIRFCFVKEDSTLNAAEEILKEWSRQQRKVETNLQ
- the kyat1 gene encoding kynurenine--oxoglutarate transaminase 1 isoform X2, translating into MFRRLRPTVNVAAQSRNGNITKMTTSKFIMSRRLHARRLDGVDKNIWVEFTQLAADYKVVNLGQGFPDFSPPSFIQEAFRQAVSGGCSLHQYTRAFGHPPLVKILAKFFGRIVGQEIDPMEDILVTVGAYQALFCAFQALVDEGDEVIIIEPFFDCYQPMVKMAGGKAVYVPLRPNKETGNILSSADWVLSPEELASKFTERTKAIVLNTPNNPLGKVYKLEELKMIADLCVKHDVVCISDEVYEWLTYDGTKHVKIASLPGMWERTVTIGSAGKSFSATGWKVGWAMGSGHILKHLKTVHQNSVYHCATAAQEAVAHGFQREFECFGKPESYFLQLPEKMHHKRQKLAQCLVSVGLQPIMPEGGYFMMADISTMNVVIHDSSTEGEPRDYRFVKWLIKNKGLATIPVSAFYSLEHQKDFENYIRFCFVKEDSTLNAAEEILKEWSRQQRKVETNLQ
- the kyat1 gene encoding kynurenine--oxoglutarate transaminase 1 isoform X4; amino-acid sequence: MSRRLHARRLDGVDKNIWVEFTQLAADYKVVNLGQGFPDFSPPSFIQEAFRQAVSGGCSLHQYTRAFGHPPLVKILAKFFGRIVGQEIDPMEDILVTVGAYQALFCAFQALVDEGDEVIIIEPFFDCYQPMVKMAGGKAVYVPLRPNKETGNILSSADWVLSPEELASKFTERTKAIVLNTPNNPLGKVYKLEELKMIADLCVKHDVVCISDEVYEWLTYDGTKHVKIASLPGMWERTVTIGSAGKSFSATGWKVGWAMGSGHILKHLKTVHQNSVYHCATAAQEAVAHGFQREFECFGKPESYFLQLPEKMHHKRQKLAQCLVSVGLQPIMPEGGYFMMADISTMSECGHS
- the kyat1 gene encoding kynurenine--oxoglutarate transaminase 1 isoform X3; amino-acid sequence: MSRRLHARRLDGVDKNIWVEFTQLAADYKVVNLGQGFPDFSPPSFIQEAFRQAVSGGCSLHQYTRAFGHPPLVKILAKFFGRIVGQEIDPMEDILVTVGAYQALFCAFQALVDEGDEVIIIEPFFDCYQPMVKMAGGKAVYVPLRPNKETGNILSSADWVLSPEELASKFTERTKAIVLNTPNNPLGKVYKLEELKMIADLCVKHDVVCISDEVYEWLTYDGTKHVKIASLPGMWERTVTIGSAGKSFSATGWKVGWAMGSGHILKHLKTVHQNSVYHCATAAQEAVAHGFQREFECFGKPESYFLQLPEKMHHKRQKLAQCLVSVGLQPIMPEGGYFMMADISTMNVVIHDSSTEGFGHHTSLCFLQPGTPKRL